The window TTCTCCATCCAGGAATAAAAATAGATGCTGAAATAGAGGTTCCACCAAAAACAGAGTTAAAGCAGGATGTGATGAAGGATTGAAAAATGCGGATTACTGATTACAGAATGCAGATTTATAATGAAGTTAAGTGTTGAGCTTAGGGGAAAGGTAGATGGGTTAGTTGAAAAGGGAAGGAGAAAAGGCTTTGTTACTTATGATGAAATAAATCAGATATTCACAAATGATATAGTTTGGTCTCCATACCTGGAGGAGCTATTTTCACATCTTGACAGAGAAGGGATAAAGATTATAGAAAAGGAGGGTGAGAAAAAAACAAAATCTTTAGATGCCATAACCCTATACCTTCGTGATATATCAAAGATTCCCCTTTTATCGCCTGAAAAAGAGAAAGAGCTTTCAAAAAACATGGAGGAATGTAGGTTTTCTCTTTCTGAAATAGCAAGAATGGCAGGTTGTCCATTAAGAAAACTTAAAAGTTTCTTTGAAGAAGATAATACTCCTTCTGACCTTATGCAAAAGTTTAAAAAAATTGATTACAATCTTTATACAGCGAGAAGAAAGATGATTGAGTCAAATTTAAGGCTCGTTGTTATGATTGCAAAAAGGTATGGAGGTTATTCTAATATGCCATTGCTTGACCTTATAAGTGAAGGAAATATTGGGCTTATAAGGGCTGTTGATAAATTTGATTATAAAGAAGGCTATAGATTTTCTACATATGCTAGCTGGTGGATAAGGCATAGCATACTTTCTGCAATTGCAAATGAAAGCAAGATAATTAGAATTCCACAATATCTATTTAATACCATAAATCGCTCTATGAAGGTAAAAGAGGAATTAGAAGAGAAATTGGGAAGAAGCCCTAAGATGGAAGAAATAGCACAAAAAATGGGCTTGGCT is drawn from bacterium and contains these coding sequences:
- a CDS encoding sigma-70 family RNA polymerase sigma factor, producing MKLSVELRGKVDGLVEKGRRKGFVTYDEINQIFTNDIVWSPYLEELFSHLDREGIKIIEKEGEKKTKSLDAITLYLRDISKIPLLSPEKEKELSKNMEECRFSLSEIARMAGCPLRKLKSFFEEDNTPSDLMQKFKKIDYNLYTARRKMIESNLRLVVMIAKRYGGYSNMPLLDLISEGNIGLIRAVDKFDYKEGYRFSTYASWWIRHSILSAIANESKIIRIPQYLFNTINRSMKVKEELEEKLGRSPKMEEIAQKMGLALNRLIGIINASSEPISLEAPVGEDQSDLLFEIIEDKKSPSPSDVVFLQILQDQISSVLDTLPKKERDVISLRFGLFGNTPHTLEEIGKMLNITREAVRQVEKKVLLKLRKRKVVKQIRDDFIYS